The Salarias fasciatus chromosome 12, fSalaFa1.1, whole genome shotgun sequence DNA segment ACACATGGCCAAGCAGGCCAGAAACTTGAGCTCGGCTGCAGGgaagctgctccagcagcagcagcagtagctcCAGCCTCTCACAGACCCGACCACCACCGTGCAACCCTGATTAATCTCAACAATAACCAAATTTTAGGATCTTCTCTTTTCTGTACGCGCTCCTTTTTGTTGtcgaaaaataaaaacccatgTTCCCACAACCTCCCACAGTGGCTCTCCAGCAGAACGTTTACCCCAGCTCCTCTTCCGTTTCACCTGAAAACGCTTCTTGGTTGAAGGCAGAGCGAATAAAGTGCCAACAAACCTGAACGCCTGCTGTAACGTTCCAAAGACTCGGACAGCCCGACGGAGAACGCTCTCCGATAAATCTGATCAACAGAGACTGAGAGGATAGAGAAACAAAGCTAAAATCCAGGGGCCGAGGTCCAGAGGTTTGTTGCCATTTGATGATGGGGTGTGGCAAAGCAAGGTGAAGCAAGAAGGAATTAATTTcttaattttgaaatgtttgtgaaCATAACATTGGTGTGACCTGTAGTACTCATTAGGCTAATAAAACAGTGAATCAACAACCGGCTTCATCTTCTTTGGCTAAAGCTCTTCTTTTCACTGTTGTGCAAGTTACTAAAAATTCGGTTTAGGcttgtttcaagtgaaaacgtaaagctttcaatgtgtttttggGGTccgttcacatgaaaacacaactttgtaAAAACTACGCCCAATGCAGAACTTTAGGAGAAACTcggcattttcacttgaaatgttttatttcactaATTGcatctttaaaaagcagctgagtCACTTAGTTCCTAACTCCTTATCTTTCTGGAAGTTGtatcttaaagaaaaaaacacagtaatCCCAGCACTGCTTCTTGTGGCGTGtcactcaagttttttttcctttttacgttttttaatttttttaatttcaccatGAGTTTCTGTTAACCCGCTCACCCTCACATCAGATGCAAGCAGGCCGAGCGGGAGCGGGATCTGGCTCTGGAGGCCAACCGGCTCTTCAAACAGGACTTTGGAGACAAAATCGAgagtctgcaggtggaggcggagcagcTGCGCAAACACAGGTAAGGGGCGGCTAACGTGGCGGTCGAGGTCCGGACTGCTGCTGGATGTTGCCATTAGACCAGAGACTCGGTGTAAAGATCATCCGTCTGATCAGAACATGCTCAGCTCTTACTTTTCTCATGCAAACTAATGTTAGCTGATCCATGCAGTAGTTGAAGAGTTGACCTCCACAGTGCAAACAAAGGTTTATACTGTACTAGCCGTCCTGGAACAttgattttctgtctttctaATCAACATAATGATGTGAGAAGTTGTGATTCAGATGGAATCTTGAGCACGAGCTGAGGAGAGAGCGCGACCGGAGGGGCGAAGCTCAGAGCAGACAGCCCAGCGCTCctcagagggagaggaggccTCCTGAGAGCCCGCCCACGGTACACCTCACCCAGACACACGGCGCTGGAGTGTCCCTGTCCAGCTGTACACTTctgatactgtgtgtgtgtgtgtgtgtgtgtgtgtgtttttccctggCAGCTCGTCTCAGAACAGGTCCAGAGTGGAGAGCCAAGCTTCAGCTTGTGAGTTTAATGATTCTGACTCATTTCAAGCTTTAAAAAAGTCTGTTGaattcattaaagaaaacaatcatGATCGGTTAAAACTGATTCTTTCCTTTTCATCAAATGAAAATCTAATATTGGAAGaagctgttttctctgtggCGCCCCCCCCACTGGACCCCCGATCcattgaaatgattaaaaactcCGAAGATGtaaatatgacagaaaaaaagtaaCGTTAcgtttctttattctttttttaaaggtctttGCCTCATGAGGACGAGCAGGTGAGCATGACTTCAAAACATCCACACTCTTCAGCCTACTGAATgcctgcttttttctttttcctctcctctgtcctttCTTCCTCGCTGGTAAATGGTGGACGCTTGATTAGACTGGAGATGTTCACTGAAAACTGCTTTCTCTGTGTGACTCAAAGCAGCATCTTGTGGTACAAACCAGTCCTGCAAGACTAAAATAGctgaaactttatttatacCAGTAGCACAAACACGCGAGTCCAGTTCAGTCGGCAGACTGATGATCTGAATGTGCGATTTGTCTTCAGGACGAGACGCCTGCGCCGACCGGTCAGCCTTCCATGTGCTCCATGTGTGAAGAGAGCGACTCCCTCCTGAGAGCCAAGGTACCAGCGGCACAGCCTCATTTCAACTCCAACACGTAGCAGAACGCTGCTCGGATCTCCATTCTGGTTTTCTCTCCAGAAACGCTGCAAGAACTGCAGTGAGGTTTTCTGCGAGAGCTGCGTGTCCAAAGAGCTGCCGCTGCCTTCCTCCATCCTGCCCGAGACCGTGTGCGCATCCTGCTactcccagctgctgcagagctacgCCTCCACCCCCACATGAGCAGCGGGAACCCCGCCTTTTTAACTGAACTCTGCGGACGATCCCGTTCCAACGCCACAGGAGGAGTTTCTCCTGCTCTTATGGACAGCATCCAACATCTCATTCATGTTACTGGAACCGACTTTTTTTGACGTttgaaaggtaaaaaaaaaaaaaaaaagggtaggGGTAAACACTGGACTGGATTCAGCTTCAGTTAGTCATAAATGTGTTCGTTGATGTAACCTCTTAAGCCAAAAACATGGATATCTTTCGTTGTTCTGCAGGACGGCATTCTAACCAAATACCTAAAAGGTAGAAGGGGAAGTGAAGGGAAATCTGAGCCCCGCCTTCTCTTTGAACAGTACATCCAGATTCTTTAGTGTTTGCTtctggtttaaacagttttttttttaaatcacagaacACTGGTGTTTCCTCTGAATGGTGATTAGTCAGAAGCAAAATATCATTAGATTAGCACATCAAGAAGTATGGAAACAGATCTCAGCAGGTTTACATCATCTGGACGATCTTTAAGGAGGGAAAATCCCCCTGTAAAGACGTTTAAGGTGATCCGTGTCACGTACTCCAGACTTAATTTATCTTTCTAACACGTGATGTTTCCACTTTCGGTTTTGCACATGTTGAAGAGGTGAGTTTGTGCACTTTaaatgaggtttgtttttcctttgccTCTGTTGCGACTCTCCATGCTAAGCTAACTGACCACACAGGGAAGCTCGCAAACCTTCTTACAAGGCGGGATAATCAAAGACGCTAACAGACCCTCCTGGGATGTTTTGCTGGATTTCTCTTGGCTCTTTGTAAAGTTAAGCTGTGGCATTAGCACAGAACTTAACTGTCTGCTCTGGACTAGCGAGtagcagtgttttctttttcacatgtTGCGGTAATCCCGGGGAAGCTCATTTGTGAGATGAAAATGCTTCTTGAATCAACAATAAACGGATCTGATTTTACCTTTTTGAGTCTGTTTCTTTTTAGGTTGAGAAGCATCATGACGAggcagctgcagcctgatggGCGTTGTAGTACCAGTTTATTCCACAAGGTGGTGCGAGTCTCCAGTGTTAAAAGAACCAAACACTCTGACATGATGGCGCTGAAGCTTTTTGCAACAGCAATTGTCTCACTTATTGTCTCACTCCTGCCCCCAGCTGCACCAAAGCGGCACTGCTTGAATCTTTAGTAGCTTTGAAGTTTTAAGAAATGAACTGCCCCCGACTGGGGCAGAAGAGCTGTCCTGATGGGAGGTCTGGATCTCCACATAAAGTGGACTAAATGAAGACAACAAAACTATTTGACACCATAAATGTTTAATGTTGGATGATGTATAAATATGATAATCATTCATGTGCTGGATTTCACCTGCAGGAGACAACAGGAAGTCTGATGTTAACAATGgtcgcaaaaaaaaaatattttttttatatgaattgtaaaattttaCTGTGCTAAAACTGTTTTCAGTAGTTTCAGGATCACTACTGCATCCATAGGtgcattaaaaatagaaaagataCCTCAaaattttatttcacatttatttaatcaAAAACGTGTTAAACTTCTGGTTTCattctttggatttttttctcataaaaagaaaaaaaaatcaggttctGAATCCAGTATATCATAACATCATGCTGTTCCCCATTTTCTTTACAATAATCCAAAATTATcacaacaaaagagaaaactttAGTTTTTATGTTACAAGTGTGGAAATAACTGACAACTTTTCAATGGTATACAGACAACATGGGCTGTGTCTCTTAAAGGACAAACTGTCACAGAGTTATTGAAGCTTTTAAGCATAATGCTAGTTTGAAATACTCCTGTCTCAATCACCTGCAGCTTAAGATCTACAATTTCCTTTCATCAATCACGGAAAAATAAGCAGATGCTATTATACCTTAGTTTTAAACTctgaaactttttgttttttacgaCAGTTCTGGTTCGTACATTTATGTAATACCACAACATATCACAAGGTGGCGCTGTGAGTCATTGCAAAGACTCTGAGCTGAAACACTAATCTATTTGTTCATGCAGAGTTTCTTCAGTATTTCTGATGTGGATTAGGTTTTAAGGTTCTCACCTCCCATCAGAGTCTGGTTCAGAATTCAGGAATAACTCGATGTATCTGTGacctaaaaataaaacaaacagtccattaaataaatgcaaactgCAAAAACTATTTCCACATCAACTTAGAAGAATTGagatgataataaaaaaaattaaaccatgCTCAGAAAACCATCCAAAATCGAACACTTTTAAGatatttaaaattttttaattgtattattttttaatgataacttcatgtaaagcactttgtgccaCATTTGTTGTAACAAATGTGCTCTATGAATAAAGATTGATGTTTCAAACAGAGTAGCTTTATATTATTGGTCAAACAGTCAGGAGTGTTTAATAAACTCTggtcaaaaaacaaaccaacaagaaGCATTAAGGTCAGAGTAACCGAGTAAAAGTGGCATTTTTCTTCAGAATActaaaaaacaccaaaactacTCAGAAATACAATGTAAAACGAATGAGGTGAGTGTTAAATGCCCTGGAAGCCCCGGTGTGCCGTCGCCCCCTGCTCACCTATGTTCAGCCTGTCTCTGGACATGGCCGCCAGGGCGTCCTGGTGGCACCTGAAGTAGACGTCGGCCTCGCCGTTCGGCCTCCCGCTCGGACCGCATTCGATCATGATCTTAGACACGATTAGAGGGGCGAAGAACTGCCAGCGAGGAGCAAACACATTAggaaaggtcaaaggtgaagGGAGCGTCTGCATGCTGTGACAGTCACTGTCTCTACCTTCACGATTTCTTCACCCGTGACCTGGAAAGGAAGTCCTCTCATGTGGACGTAATGGACCGGCTTGCCTGAGCCTTCAGGGACGGCTGAATCAGGAGGATtcaaaataataagaaaatgaccacaatgaAGAAATCCAATCACAACGTACAAAACAAACTGAGCCAAAAAAatgagatatatatatatatatatatatataaataaaagtgcagGTCAATGTAGATTTTAATtccatttatatttatatttgattcAATGTTTTGCAGCTTTTCCACAAGAGTTCATCATAACTCGTTTCAAAGAAATGAAACTTAAGATTTTTCCTGATGtgtggcgccccctggaggTCACAGCATGCTCAGCATTTTCCTCTCATGTCAATTCTGGAATAATGAATCAGAAACCTGTTTAAAAAGCAGTGAAATCCTTTACCGGTGTTATGtgagtgggtggaggaggccgAGGCCGTCCTCCTGCCGGCGGCCGGCGAGAAATTCTGGGATGAAGGTGgactcctcatcctcctcaagGTAGACTCAACATTATCCCGTCTGCTGGGAAACACTTCGATGTATCTGCAGACGGAGCGGGACGACAGAAGTTAAAGCCGATGTGAAACGTGGAGAGTAATGGAGAGTCTTCTTCCTGTGAGCGAGTGGTGAAGCAGCACCTGCTCCCGATCAGCTGCCGGTCTCTCCGCAGAGCTTCGGTCGCTGCTTCCTGACAGGAGAACTGAACGAAGGCCTCCCCAGACCGCCTGCCTCTGGAGTCTGCCACGATGGTGATCCCGTTCTCTACGATGGCTAAACCTGGAACAAAGACGGCAAAACAGGCTTCACATGCAGCGGCCACAGGAAGTtaagaaaagaacattttcctttttccagtTTCTGTGAGTTCCGTGACTTCCTTTCCTCTTCGACCTGACGGAGCAGCCTGGAGGCTCACCTGAGAAGAAGGCGCTGATGTCGTCCTCGGTGCAGGTGAAGGGGAGTCCTCTGAGCAGCACCACGCCGTGCTCCGCTGCCGTCTGGACCGCCTGCTTCAGGATGGACTCGGCGTCACGGTTCGTCACTTCGGACACTGAGAGAACGACGACAGACACAGGTTACCTGGGAGCTCTGGACCGCCGTGTCTCTGTGACGGACTGAGGACACGTCCGGGCCGGAGAGCGTCTTCACGCACAGGGACCAGCCCACCTTGAACGTATCGCGACCCGATGTACTGGCGGTGCTTCTCCAGCGCTTTGCTCACGTCCTCCTCGTGCTCCATCTCGATGAAGGCCTGACCCGACGGCCGGCCCAGCCGGTCCAGCGTCAGGTGGATGCCCTTCTCCCCCTCGTGGATCCTGCATTCTGAAAGCACAGTGCCGTTGGTCTCCAACACACCGCCGGGTGATGGAACATATCACGGCGTGTCGCTCTTCAGACCCTCACCGGAGAAGAACTGCAGCAGGTCCTGAGCGGTGCACGACCACGGGAGACCTTTGACCTGCACGATGTACACTTCCTTGGTCTCCGGCTCTGACTCGGACTGATACGGCGGCAGTGGAGGGTAGTCATTATCACAAGGAGATCCTgtctggagagaaaaacaccgaGCATGAGTCTAACCTGCTGATGCTCCAAGTCAACGAAAGCTACATACACCAACAGATGCAGGCGGAGCCTCCTGTCAGGTTCCTGCACCCCATCACTGTGTCATTTAGTGTGTTCCCAGGAAACTTATGAATGCATACCAGCTAAAAAACAGAAGGCAGAGGCAGTTAACCATGAACCACTGCGTCTGCAGATTGAAGTTTAAATTTATCCTAATGAATAACATTCAATAAACCCACAGccgtctcctctgagcctgagcTCGTTTAAGATAGACTGAAAGGAGGAGGATCATGGTCATGCAGTCCAGTGGATCAAAAATGGAAGTAATTTATTCAAATAGCTGATTCTGTGGTTTCTAGAGCAGTGATTCTGGATAtagagaaaacagaaataaatgactGAAGCAAAACCATGTCACAACTCTCTGTGAACATGTGCAAAATGTGATGGGAAACAATAGACATTATAACGATAGGAGAtcttgagcttttttttccagttaaaaTTACCTCTAAGTTTTTTAGGTTTAATACAGATTTCTCTGAGAAACAGGGTGAACATAGAAATCACAGgaattcagtttattttctaaaaaaacaaaacatttctttgttaCAAGACCCAGCATGACTCCAAACATCCAGACAGGCTGCTATTTCTAACTGTGGGTGTAGTCATGAAGGATTATTAAAGGATGGCGTTAAATGGTATCTGAGAATGAATCATCTTGCAGATCTTGAAGAATCAATCATAACAGCAGTACGACTAACCTAAACCGAGCACTTCTTAACCTGAGAACTGTTACTTGACCTCATTGGGACTCGAACCTGCAACCTCCGAGTCTAATCTCTCTCAAGGCGAGACTACAAGCACCATGGAGCATTTAAAGTTAATAAATGGACCATTTTTGAGTtgataaagatattttttcGTACAGTACCTCTCATGGAAAGAGCTTAAGTCCTCAGTCCTCCGGAAAGGGACTCACCTTGGTACAGAAGCCGCTCTGACGGCTCGTCGCTGCGGGGTGAAGAACACCGAGGCCCCGGAGACAGACGGCCCGGCTCGCTGAGCTCCATGTCCGCAGCTGAGTGACTCCACCACAGGCCCCGCTGGTTCCGAGAGTCGCGGCTGGCGTGAGCTGTCTGACTGCGACACACCGCCGCAGTACGAGCAGCAGGGACCTGCTGGAACCGGACATGGCAGCGGAGTCTCCCCGGGAGCCCGGTGCGCAGGAGCCGGTGCGTTTCACTCCGATAAGCCGGCGTCCGGAGAGCCAAGGGCGGGCTGGTTGATTGAGTTTGACCACTTTACTGGGCTAGAACCCGGGTCTACAGCACTGTCTGATGGGCGAACACACTCACGTGGGTTAGTGACGATCAAGGACGTTTCCCCGTGTCAAGTCAGCGTGGCAGCAGCCGCACTTCcgctttcaaattaaaagtctaAATGCTGTGTAGTTTTTTGCGAGTTCAAGACCACCTAATTGTAGACTGAGTAAATACCAAAGTCAGAGCATCGCAAGACCAAAACAAGAGCAGTACTTTAAGGGGACGAGACCGAGTCCCCACGAAGTGCAGAGGAAACTGTTATTGTACTTAAActtctgtccagcagggggcggtaaACCTCCCCACACAGGAAGAAAGGATGAAGTTACTGTTTGGCTGGACAGAACTTTGACTGATTCCTAAATAGGGATGGGATGGGTGCTCCCAAGATTTAGAAAACAATAGTACATTTACATGATTCATACTTTTATGTTTGATAACAATATAACAGTCGGAGAACACGATATCCATGTGTGATAAGATATTCATGGACAATCCAAATGGAGCAAATAACCAAAGcaagctgttttttgttttgtttttgttttggttggtGGTATTTCAGAGTCTATTTCacaatgtttgattttgaagaCACCGTTATCTGATCACTGTTCTATCCTTTATCTGATCACTGTTGTATTGATTTAGCTATGACCATAAAGAACAGACATAAAGGCTACTGGAAgtttatttcaactttattaGAAAATGAAGACTGTTGTAACATTGTCAGAGAAATCATGaggaatgctgaaaatgatAACTCGTTTGAAGATATTAAATGAGAATTTGTTAAATTCAGCGTTGGGAAAGTAGTCACTTTGAAAA contains these protein-coding regions:
- the grsf1 gene encoding G-rich sequence factor 1; amino-acid sequence: MSGSSRSLLLVLRRCVAVRQLTPAATLGTSGACGGVTQLRTWSSASRAVCLRGLGVLHPAATSRQSGFCTKTGSPCDNDYPPLPPYQSESEPETKEVYIVQVKGLPWSCTAQDLLQFFSECRIHEGEKGIHLTLDRLGRPSGQAFIEMEHEEDVSKALEKHRQYIGSRYVQVSEVTNRDAESILKQAVQTAAEHGVVLLRGLPFTCTEDDISAFFSGLAIVENGITIVADSRGRRSGEAFVQFSCQEAATEALRRDRQLIGSRYIEVFPSRRDNVESTLRRMRSPPSSQNFSPAAGRRTASASSTHSHNTAVPEGSGKPVHYVHMRGLPFQVTGEEIVKFFAPLIVSKIMIECGPSGRPNGEADVYFRCHQDALAAMSRDRLNIGHRYIELFLNSEPDSDGR